One window of Nocardia sp. NBC_00508 genomic DNA carries:
- a CDS encoding Ppx/GppA phosphatase family protein, whose translation MSDRVAAVDCGTNSIRLLIADVLGDGRLADVHREMRIVRLGQGVDATGSLAPEAIERTRAALADYVALMREAGVSRVRMVATSATRDAANREDFFAMARAELGTVVAGAEAEVITGDEEARLSFGGAIGELSSAAGPFVVVDLGGGSTELVFGDSAGVRAAYSADIGCVRITERCLAGNPPTAEQIAAARTFAAERLGEAFTHVPVEGAHTWVGVAGTMTTLAAVALDLPEYDSEKVHLTRLSLGQVHDVCARLIAMDHDQRAALGPMHPGRVDVIGGGAVITEVLAEELSRRAGISELVVSEHDILDGIALSIA comes from the coding sequence ATGAGTGACCGGGTAGCCGCTGTGGACTGCGGCACGAACTCCATCCGACTGCTGATCGCCGACGTGCTCGGCGACGGACGCCTGGCCGACGTGCACCGGGAGATGCGCATCGTCCGGCTCGGTCAAGGTGTCGACGCCACCGGCTCGCTCGCCCCGGAGGCGATCGAACGCACCCGCGCCGCGCTGGCCGATTACGTGGCGCTGATGCGCGAGGCGGGCGTCAGCCGTGTGCGCATGGTGGCGACCTCCGCCACCAGGGACGCCGCCAACCGGGAAGACTTCTTCGCCATGGCACGCGCCGAACTCGGCACCGTAGTGGCGGGCGCCGAAGCCGAGGTGATCACCGGCGACGAAGAGGCGCGCCTGTCGTTCGGCGGCGCGATCGGCGAGTTGTCCAGCGCGGCAGGGCCTTTCGTGGTGGTAGATCTGGGCGGCGGATCGACCGAGCTGGTGTTCGGGGACAGCGCGGGGGTGCGCGCCGCCTACTCCGCGGATATCGGCTGCGTCCGGATCACCGAGCGCTGCCTGGCGGGCAATCCGCCGACCGCCGAACAGATCGCGGCTGCCCGCACCTTCGCCGCCGAACGGCTCGGGGAGGCGTTCACCCATGTCCCCGTGGAAGGGGCGCACACCTGGGTCGGCGTGGCCGGAACCATGACCACCCTCGCGGCGGTAGCGCTCGACCTCCCGGAATACGACTCGGAGAAGGTCCACCTGACCCGGCTCAGCCTGGGCCAGGTGCACGACGTCTGCGCCAGGCTGATCGCCATGGACCACGATCAACGTGCCGCGCTCGGCCCGATGCACCCGGGCCGGGTCGATGTGATCGGCGGCGGCGCGGTCATCACCGAGGTACTGGCGGAGGAATTGTCCCGCCGCGCGGGCATTTCCGAGCTGGTGGTCAGCGAACACGACATTCTCGACGGCATTGCCCTGTCGATCGCCTGA
- a CDS encoding SRPBCC family protein: MVHVEMTVPTTPEQVFDVLADGWLFSAWVVGATHIRDVDDDWPAIGAQLHYSAGVWPFTVDDITQVVSVDPPHMIELEAKLRPLGSAWIRLELVETPLSETEIRMYEHSKNGVGALIPTMVQELLLVPRNKESLSRLADIAVGKARRAAARAEVGSV, encoded by the coding sequence ATGGTTCACGTGGAAATGACCGTGCCGACCACACCCGAGCAGGTCTTCGACGTCCTGGCCGACGGCTGGCTGTTCTCGGCGTGGGTGGTCGGCGCGACGCACATCCGCGACGTCGACGACGACTGGCCCGCCATCGGCGCCCAACTGCACTACAGCGCCGGCGTATGGCCGTTCACCGTGGACGACATCACCCAGGTGGTGTCGGTGGATCCGCCGCACATGATCGAACTGGAGGCAAAGCTTCGGCCGCTCGGCTCCGCGTGGATCCGCCTGGAACTCGTCGAGACTCCGCTCAGCGAAACCGAGATCCGCATGTACGAGCACTCGAAAAACGGGGTGGGCGCCCTGATACCCACCATGGTCCAGGAACTACTGCTGGTGCCGCGCAACAAGGAATCGCTGTCCAGGCTCGCCGACATCGCCGTCGGCAAGGCGCGTCGCGCCGCGGCTCGCGCCGAAGTGGGTTCGGTATAG